In Calliopsis andreniformis isolate RMS-2024a chromosome 6, iyCalAndr_principal, whole genome shotgun sequence, the genomic window atgttctattttctaaaataaatattaatatttaagttatgttatttaaaaaaattttgtaaatgtCACATATTATACTTACTTTCCAAATTCTTCGCCATCTTCAATAGTCTCAGGCAATTTACAGTTCATTGTCTCTGGTAGTAGTAGGCATAATAAGGCACCAATTAAAGGTCCAACTCCAAATATTACAGGTGGTAGCCAAGGTTCAATTTTACCCTGatgataaataatataatacgaCGCGATGTTAGAATGTTGTATATGAATAATGTGAGAGAAACAATAGCACACATAAAATACTACCATTGTTGCTATGTAAGGTGCAATCATACTCCCAGTCCTTGCACAGATACTTCCTAGACCAACTCCAAGATTTCTAACTACAGTCGGGAATGCTTCACTACTGTATAGATAAACTGTTGGAAAACTAAGTGCCATTCCCGCAAGACCCAATGTAGCTAAAAGTATTGTGAGAGTCGAATTTGTTATCACGACTAGGGAGAGCAAGCTCAAACCTGATAGAACATTACCacctattaaaatttttaaacgagATACACGTGATATCAAAAATAGAACTATTATAGTTCCAGGCAGTTCCACAGCAGCTGGAAATGATATAAAATGTTAATAATATATTTCGATAATTTGTAATTAAATATGAATAAACATTAAGCTCACCTGATACAGCAACATTTACAAAAATATTGCCATCTAGGTAACCCATGTATTGAGCTAATCCAAAGAAACAACTACCACAAACAAACCAGTTAATGCATATACAAATAGTCTTCAGTCTTAGGTTTGGTGTCCTAAATAAATGTGTAATATTATATTTCTCCTTGGCTTCCTTGTGTAAAGATCTCGCATTACTTTCATAAGTATCTATAGCCGTTTTCACATTCTCTATTGGTATCTTATTTCTGCCAGCTGCTTTAATTAAAATTCGTTCTGCATTTGATAGTTTGCCAACAGCAAGCAACCACCTTGGTGATTCTGGTATGATCCTATGATATTATACATGAAaattgatacaaaataaatagtacaagtATTTGTAATCATTaatattgtaataaacataccaATAATATGACAATAAAAAAATTGATGGAATAGAAACTGCCATTTGGAAGCCATCCCATGTACGTGTTAAGTATGAAATTAAGGGATTCATTAAATGACCTAACAAGAATGGCACATGAAAAAGAACCGACATAACTGAGCGCCATTCTACTCCTACAATCTCCATGACTGTAATTCATTAAGATTTCGTTTTCAATATACGAAAAATAATTACGAATATTTCTTACAAATTTGTTACTTACGTAAAACAAAGCTAACAAGCATGGTACCACCAGTAGCTACAGCAGTaatgaatttaaatattaaaaaaagttcGTACCATGGAACAAAAGCACTCATAAATCCAGTTAATGCCTGCAATCCTATTGCAATCATTAAAGGTTTCTTTCTACCAATTCTAAAAAAACAACATTGTTTTTAATAACTCTTCCTATGcttatacatatatttctttttatcatGACTCTATGATAATATTTAACATACCGGTCAGCCATTATACTGAACACTAAGTTACCAATAAGTACTCCAAACATTGTACAAGTCTGTACAAAATTTGCTAATTGTTCTCTATCACAAACTAAGTCCCACTGAAAATAATTTATGATTTCTGTAGTTAAAGCAATTAGGTGTAGAATTAAATATTGAACTCACCTGTGTTATAATGCTTTCTTTAAATATACGTTTGTCATATTTAAAACTTGCACACTTCTCCATAGTACCATTCCCTACATCTATGTAGCATTTCATTATTGTAGATTCATTAGTTGTGGATATTGGAGCAGCGCATGAAAAATTAGTTGGTGGTGCAAGAAATATAATTGATAGCTGATGCCAAGCAACTGGAAATTTTACAAGAGAGAGTGCTACAGCTATTACAATGTGCCATGGGCCCATAATGCCCATAGCATTTTGAACAACATCCAATGATGCATGTTCTGAAAAGATAgtttatttcaatttaattcAATGTTAGtacttattattataagttaATAACAAGATATCTTATTTATCATTAGATGGTAAAAAATGGTAAATTCAAATCGAAAAGttgtaaattacaaaatattctGAAAAGCATAATTACCGCCGATTACGACCTAATTCTATTATATTTCCGACGGAAGTAAAAGGATGAGTCATTGATTCTATGTTTAAAGATTCAATTGACAGAAAAATGTAATATCAGTAATACGCCAGTATGTACAATGAGTGTTTTTGTTTTTAGTTCGCGCTAGACTGCTAATGGCCTAATAAATTACGACCACGTTATAAAGTCAGCTTAGTGTAAAATTGTAAGACGTAATTAATCAATTAATCATCGAGTAGGCATCACTACACCTGATAATTCGAAAATTTATACTTGCGATTTCTGTCGCTGAATGCACTATTTAGAACATAAATTGTTTTTCAATACATATCAGTTTTTGTGAGTGAAATTTCACAACTTTATCGCTTACTGTTAGggtgtatataatgtacataagtatttagaattttttatacTTCAAGGTAACTCGGTTTTACCATCTAGTAAATTATATTGTACAAAAGAAATTACGTAGTAAAATTGCTGTCATGAGGATTACATGCATTATACATGTTGCACATTAATGCAGCTTTGAAAAATGTTATTCCGTATAAGCTATAGataaacttatgtatttttatatagatattcaaattcaaattttggaACAATGTTTTTTACTTCTCAATTGTTGAAACAATGTTCAAAATTTTACTGAAATTTTTTACTGAAATAGTTTAAAACATGATATctacattaaataaaaataataattccgcATATTTATATTCCACGTATAATACAGAATACTTTAGTAAAAGGTATTTAATTTCATTCCATTTTTAGAAGAATATGTTTCAGTTTTCAATGAATattcttaaaaaaatataaatacgttTTGAATTTCGTAtcgaaaataaaatttcaattgTTTATTCGCATGCGTATCGCGATGATGCAATTAAAGAAGCGCGGATAGTGCTACGAACTTAAATGTATATTTAGATCTGCTTGCATTTCGAAtactaacacgaataaatgtagAACCATGCCAAATATATCGACTTACCTTTCATCGCCTTTTCAAGCATTGTGTTCGTATCTTTTTATCGTAACTTTTTTCCGATCGATGCAGTTATTGTTACTGTGCAATATGTACTTCGTGTGCTAGAATGCACTAAACACTCAGCGACATTCGCATCGAGGAACTTAAGAAAACTAAAAAGAGTTTAAAGCCTACTCTTTGTCTGTTTTATCGATCCACAACGACGGATCCCAAGTAGAGGTGAAGTATCAACTAAGAAATATCTACTTTATCGATATTTTTGCGTGTTATTTTTCTAGTTaagaatattattaaattaacaAGTAACAAACAAtcgtattaaaatatattttattgctttttatatgtAATGTAGTAAAAATAATAACGCTAATACCGAATATTCGCAAATGCTttctataaaatattaatttaataaattaaaaagtataaaaattaTACGACTGTAAAAACTAcataattatttttcaaatgcAAAAGAGCTGAGTATTTTACTCGAAGCTCGTTTTGCCTGATTATTTTGTTCATTCTCTGGACTCAATTTTCGTTTCTTGGACTCCGATTCTGGAGTATCCTTGCTTTGGGAAATTCCGTCTTTTTCTTTGTATCTTGCTAAAGCTGTTTTTGTTAAGTCAGCAGGACTTAGTTCAGGAAATTCCTCTTgtaaatttttcttatttttagcgTACCAACTAACAAAAGTTTCTTTTTTTGGAGTATCTTTTGCTACTTTAGTCTTTGTCTTTGGAGGAATAGGTGTGATTACTTTCTGCGGTTTTTCTGGAGTTATGTCTAACCCAGCTAATCCTATtggattaaaaatgaaattcgacTTAAATATCACCATAAACTTGATCATAATAGAAAGAATATAATGGTTAATACCTTTTGTTGTTGGAGAATTCCCACTCTTCAAAAATGGATTGTTTCTTTTCATTGATAATGCTTCAGTCATAGATAAAGGCTTAATTTCTACGTCTGGCTTTTTCTGAATATTTAATGAAAACGGAAGGTCTTCAACATCATTATCTGGTTCTTCATCATCACTTTTAATCTTTTcttcattattatcattactttctgtttccttttctttctcttcttcctttgtaTCTGCGATTGATTCTAATTTGTTTGACAAAGCTACTCGGTTTATCCTCCGAGCATATTTGATTGCCAGTTCTATGACTTTTTCTGATGCAATTTGTTCACATAATTCAACTGCACGGTATTCTAAATTACTTCGACAGGCGAGCTAATAAAATGAAGTTAATTAATGTAGATATACATTTAAATTTTACAAAGAAAGATATACATACTGCAATAAGAGACAGCACAGCCTCATTTTCTTCTAACGGGTCACTTCCTAATTTCCATAACATTAATTCTTTCTCTGTTTTTTCACTCTTGAATTCACATAGTGGTGGAGCTAAAGATACTTCTGTGATTACAGGGCGTGGAGTAGTTGGTGGATAATGACTTCCTTTACATAAAACGCAACGCGCAACACTTTGTTTTTCACTTATTCCAATTATGAAATAGTGATCTGCTTTACCCTTGGACTAcgttaaattaattatttaattgtgCAGTTCATAGTGTATTATAGTACAAGCAGAGTATTACCTGCCCATTCATATCACAAGCAACCCTCCATAAAGATGATTTCTTATTGTAGACTTTGATAACATCATCAGTATCCATTACAATAGGGGACCCAAGATCAGAAAGTCCTAACCACATAAGCTCCGATGAAGGTGACAGTGGAAGACACAGCGTCCGACTGTATAAAGTTACACCACGAATTTGAATCCACAATAGACTCATGCATTGATCACCAGATGCccctatttgaatatttatgttaaatCATGAAATTACTAACCAATGTAAGAAAAACTAATTAATCTGAAATGAGATAAACACCTATTCCATTGTGATAAGCTACTACTAAAGCATTTTTAAGTCCATTCATTGTAACCACAGGACCTGGTAAAGCTATAATTTCGCGTTGCGTGCCTCCTACTGTAAAAATTCTTAAGTTTTTTCTAGATGTCGATAGCGCTACAAAGTTGTCGCCAGCAGCAATGCACTGCCCTTCTTCATCTTCAGGAAGATCTGAAGACCATTCTTTATTTCCAGAGCCCCAACCTAGTTTCAAAATGATTATGATGAATTAATTCTAAAAAAATCTTAATCACTAGTACAAAGCATACAAACCTTGTAATGCTATCACTACAAGTTTGCTCCGTGTATCACTATTTGATGGGCAATTCAATGCAAGTGCTTGTGGTGATAAAGCTGCTATTGTATGtcttaaataattattgatgtGCATACTGCGGTGAATCGTTACATCGTGAAATTCTATTTCAATGCTAGACTCATCCCCGTCTTCAGTAGTAAAACATCTCACCATGCCAGTATCATTCCAAATCTACAGAATATAATGTATTATGTATATGATGTGTACAGGCAATATATTTAATCTTTTACTCTAATATAGCAGGCTATAAGAATTTTACCATAAAACGTGATAGTAAGTGTATTGGAGATGAGCCTGGTTGAAATGGTGGTTGTAAATGAATTTCAGGTGCCAAGACATTTACTTCCTGTTCAGGTTTCTCAGATTCCACATCAGAATGACTTTGTTGATCATCTTCAAGATCTACAGATgccttaattttatttaaagatATCACATTTTCTCCATCATCTTCTTCATCTGGTAAAATATTATTGTCCCCAACATCTCCATTTGTTTTTGTGTCTTCTTCACCATTACTAGAAGGTTTATCAGAGATTATCTAAATTAAagtaaaataatacaaataaattATAGTACTAGAAAGTTAGAAATGTATTgtgaaaaaaatgaaatatactTACTACATCAATACAACCTAATTGACCTAAGAAATCACAGAATGCAATTTCGTCTGGCTTATCAATATTCCAAGATAATGCAGTAATTTTAGCATTTTGTTGATGTTCCATGTAACCAATTAATTGTTTAGTTTCTACATCCCAAACAATTATTTCTCCATACACAGTACTAGCAGCTACCAATGTACCACATTCAGAGAATTTACAAATATTAATTTCCTATATTGCAGATAATAACActgaacaattttttatttatatattccaATGAAAAATTTCAATGCACAACTTACAGTTTTTATGTTAACACACTTCAAACGAAACAATTCCTTCCAGGAAGATCTTTCCACTATAACTACATCTTTCATATGAGGATATGCAAGATATCTACCATCTTTAGAATGAAATGAAGGTACACAGTACACTTTTGCTGTAAAGAATGAATTACACTTGGGCACAATATTATTCCAAGTATTTGCAACATGTTTCTCTTTAATATTCCATACTCTAATCGATCCATCTGCGCTTGAAGATGCCTAAAAAAGTTTCACAATATGTTATTAATACTGAACACATATGAATTATTACTAACAATCAATAAGGAGTATACTTTACCACAAACTCTTCTTTAGGATCTAATGATAAACCTAATATAGGAGCATCATGCCCTAAGAGTTCTATATTGTCTGATGTACTAATATCTGTGACCTGTATCCTCATATCACTTTAAAATAtaagtaaatattaaatataaaatatagttcATTATTTAGAAAACattaatacaaaatataaatgatataccaagctcctgacactatgaTGTTACTGTTTTTTGTTGTTGCTAATGCTGATACTGGTGCTGAAAATCTTGTAACTATTCCTTCTTTTTCTAAATCAGGATAACTGAGTATTTGAACTGTATTGTTATCATTACCAACAAATATCTTTCCATTCTAAAATTATTatagaattaataaaaaattgtttctcCAGAGACTTTACAATTTaatatagacaattgaatacctTTGATATTACAGCTATAGCTTGCTCTGAAACACAGCTCGCAGCAGGATCATCATCCATTAAATTTAACCAGGATCGAACATCTCCATCAGATCCACAAGTAACAAGGCCTCTTCTAAAATGCAAGTACCattaaattacattttttacaattgataatgaaatcatttttttttctttttatgctACAATGCATTGAACTTTTTGAATTCTTAACTTTCAAAGATATTTGATAAAGATCATAACTACAGTagtttatattaaatattgatggcTCTCATACAACAATATTTTTCTTCGGAAATATTAATAGACAGTAGCCAGAAAATGTAAATAAATGTGTTTATTCTACACACATGGTCTTGCTTACTTTTCACCGGTAAAATAACAAACATCCGTATGCCCTTCTGGATGTGCATAACGCATAGGCTTCTTTACTAGTggcatatttaaataaatttatataatGTGTAGCTGTGAGATAAATAAATTTCTTAAATCTGGCATCACGAACTTGAGGCTCTTTGCACGCGTATTTTGGCGCGCATTCTCGATCACCGCCTTGACTAAAAATTTTACAGATTTTACATCTGCTAAAATTTATCGAATTTCCCATAATTTTAGTTCCCTCAGCGATTCtgattttaattatttcttctGTGATTGTTTATGGGTAAAATCTATTCAAAAATGAAAACTCACACGTAAATTCATATAATGCGCGTTACAAAGAGGTGTTAGTTTAGAAATGTTATGTGTTAAATAGGACAAAGTAGAAAAGGAAtgttatattaattattaataaaatattacagCTATTTTAAATTAATGCTGAAATATATGTGTAGATCATATTTTACACAATTATAAACAAATTCAAGAaattaacataaaatacgatgaaactGCAATATTTTTATTCGGTATTCTTAGAAAAACAGATTCGATGTGATAGTTAATATAAAAAAGGAGAAATGATGGAAATGAATGGAATATCAATTTTCTAGTGAAATAATGTTTAAAATATCTCTAAACAAATATCAATCTGGGGAATTTCTCAATATCATGGCGTCGTTCTGGAGCACATGATAAAATTCTGTTTCTGCTACTAAATTCTGTAGATttgatagcagacgcagcctttTCTAGAGTGGCCGAAGGTGCAATGAGGAGTTTGTAAATTTCGTCATTATAAGATTCAAATTTATATATTAGAATGACCATGATTTCGAAGGCTGCAGTGGGTATAGCTGTTGGCATAGCTGGAATATTCGTTGGATATTGCTTTTATTTCGATCAAAAACGTCGCAGCGATCCAGATTTCAAAAAGAAATTGCGTGAACGTAAGTCAAGCTATAGGTTCCTATACTCTTTGAAGATTTTTTTAACCATGTGGTCAGAATGCAATCGATCCTATAGAAAAGCACTTGTGAAGCTTGTTAATAGATTTTGTTACCAACAATAATTATTTATGGAAAACGAGTATCCTTTGCTACACCATAGGATGATACATGAATGATGTTTAATGTTGTTTTGTTTTGTAATCATAGGTAGAAAAGCTAAGAGGGCAGCTCAGAAGTCTAATTCACAAATTCCAGATCTAAAAACACGTGAAGGTGTACAGAGGTTTTTCTTACAAGAGgttaatacaaaatattttctattgattattatactttttctatattctgtttagtaaattatttctaaaatatGTTATAAACGTTGCATAGGTTCAACTTGGAGAAGCAATGCTTACGTCTGGTGACATAGAAGCTGGAATTGAACACATAGCAAATGCAGTTGCAGTGTGTGGAGAAGCTACACACCTATTGCAAATTCTTCAACAAACACTGCCACCACAAGTTTTTCATCTTTTATTGCAACGGCTACCCACTGTTGGCCAGGTAAGTGTATTCAAATTATATCTTTTAAGAGGGGTAAGAACAATAGGAAATTTGTTTCTTACTTGTTACAGAAGTTAGTAGTTCAAACTGGAATGGCTGAGGAAGATGTTGAATAaaacaatattaaaaattgcgttgagtattttaaaataaaatctaaACATTAGTAGAAAGTGTATGCTTATTTTGATAATGTAGACATTTGCGTGGCTTTAATCTGGTCAAGCCTTTTAACTATATGTCTTGTTCTCCTTGATTGAACTTCCATACTCCTATACATAATGATCAATTAAAAACATGATATATTTATAtgcatttaaatttcaaatgaaaAGAACTTTTGTATTAATTTGTTAAATATAAAGTCTTCGTTTGAACATTACATTAACTACCTTTGATGTTTTTGACTGCCAGTCATTACTCTTaatatacaaataaaatatatttctgttAAAATGGCAGCCAAATATACATACAGCACACTTAGGTGAAACTCTAGTCACTCAGAACTCTTTTTTAACTTTTTATATAGTATCATTGCAACAAATAGTTCATATTTCTTAAATGTTTCATGGTTTTTGAAAAGGAGCAGAAATGGAAACACTAATTAAGGAATATAACAATTGATCTAATTGTAGACAATTAAAGTATTTAGTCTTGTAGAAGTATCAAAATAATTTTATGTGTTAAAACATAATGCTCCTTCAATGAGAAATTCATACAAGTTGTGATTTGAAAAATCATATACTTTTTTTCTAAAAACATTTACAAGTGGTTACAAAAATACTGTTAtaactaaatatattttatagagTTTGCACAAATTTATGCAAATATGTATTTTACCTTGTGAATATGGAATTAATATCCTTGTAATAGATATATCATCTTAAGCATAGGTACATGACATTATTTTCAATGGTACTCACTAGCATACTGAAcactttataattattttttgtataaaaaatattctattcTTATAAAACTAAGAGCaataaacaataatcatagtttcTATCAAGCAGGAACGTTTTTCTTAAAATCTGTATCATGCgaataaaaaattgaatgttattaataaaaaaaaaaaaaaaaaaaaaaataagttcAATAATACTTTATTGTGTCTCTGACTTTTTTATGtgcttattataatgattaattTCTTAGTCAAAAAAATTTTAacataatataacagtttgattTTGAGCTTGGATTTTAATTTAATGAAGTAGGCCTGTGAGTATCTTTTTTCGTCTTTTTTTAATCAATATAGAATATACAATCTCTTTACATCCTTTAGTTTCTTCCATTATACAACAGTAACTACAGCTGTACACAAAATTTTTATATAACGAAtttgttttcaatcatcaacatataaacaattgtataatataatccaatattaacatttctttcatatatcttgttttatatattttataaatatgccGCGTTATAatactatataattatataaaacaaTTAGTTTTCTTGATAATGACAATTGTTGCTAAAAAATAGATCTGTTGATATTAGCTGCACTACTCCAAGTGCGCATAATTAATTTTAGAAGTTTCTACTTGTATGTATGTATTAATAATAGTGTGACTGAAAATGAGCCGAaaatatatacaatatataaaaTAGATTCAgacattattatttttatgattttattaCAAATGGAGTCTTACATAATATAAACTGTCTCACATTGTTCAACATTTTACATGATTTCGGAATTATAATAAAACAGTTGATTCTATATAACATGTTTTgtatttacaataaatatagaaataaatttgtacaataataaaagaaataaaatctgAGCAATTTTGAATATTATGTACACTTATTGATTGTACAATATTTAAAACTATAACTGGAAGATGATAAAATTGGTTTTTGAATGGTTATTGGTAACCATTTCTTTTCATAAAATATACAATGATGCATCACAGAGCTTTTTTTTACAGAGTACAGTATTTCTTGAAAGAAACCGAGTAAGCATATCAATCTGTCACAAATAACACCAATTACAAATTATGTGCAATTCAAGACATTCTTTCATCATCAAGAAAAACTAATTTTCGTATCGCTCTTTATAAATCCTATATCGAATGTAAAATTTCATTTCTTGCTTCCGTCATAATGTCAAGAGCATTCTGTTTAATAAGACTGTTTGCGAGATCTTTACCCAGTTCTTCAGCACCCAGAAGACTTAGATCGCTTACTTTACCAGGTGCAACACTGCAGTAAAGCTGTGGTTCTCGATATGGACATTTCCTATTATGccaaaaaattgtattaataactATTTTAGGTTTTAAAAAAGTTGTGTTTATAAAATTAAGTTTTTGCATACTTCGGAGGTTCTCCATCATCGTCTGGTATATAAAGTTTACTACTGAAAGTATCTGTAACAAGTTTTTGTCCATCTAACGACCATACTGCACCAGTAatacttaaatttttatttttcaattttgtagAAACTGCAACTGGTGCAGAACATCCACCACCTAATGTTTTTAAAAAAGATCGTTCAGATACACATCTTAATGTTGTATCTACATCGTATAATGGTTGTAACAGAGATAATATTTTCCAATCTGACTCCCGGCATTCAACTCCTAATGCACCTTGTCCAACAGCATATAATGCTTCCTCTGGCTCTAACAACTACACATATATTGGAAACGGTATAAGTGAAAAGATCGCAAGTTATTAATCAATGTGACTAAAGTTGTAATAAAAGTTATAAGTAATAAAACTAAAGTGTAATAAAAGTTACCTGACTTATCCTCTCTTCCCAATTCATTCTTTTTAAACCAGCAGCAGCTAATATAATTGCTGCAAAAGGCCCATCTGGATCAT contains:
- the LOC143181276 gene encoding WD repeat and HMG-box DNA-binding protein 1 — translated: MPLVKKPMRYAHPEGHTDVCYFTGEKRGLVTCGSDGDVRSWLNLMDDDPAASCVSEQAIAVISKNGKIFVGNDNNTVQILSYPDLEKEGIVTRFSAPVSALATTKNSNIIVSGACDMRIQVTDISTSDNIELLGHDAPILGLSLDPKEEFVASSSADGSIRVWNIKEKHVANTWNNIVPKCNSFFTAKVYCVPSFHSKDGRYLAYPHMKDVVIVERSSWKELFRLKCVNIKTEINICKFSECGTLVAASTVYGEIIVWDVETKQLIGYMEHQQNAKITALSWNIDKPDEIAFCDFLGQLGCIDVIISDKPSSNGEEDTKTNGDVGDNNILPDEEDDGENVISLNKIKASVDLEDDQQSHSDVESEKPEQEVNVLAPEIHLQPPFQPGSSPIHLLSRFMIWNDTGMVRCFTTEDGDESSIEIEFHDVTIHRSMHINNYLRHTIAALSPQALALNCPSNSDTRSKLVVIALQGWGSGNKEWSSDLPEDEEGQCIAAGDNFVALSTSRKNLRIFTVGGTQREIIALPGPVVTMNGLKNALVVAYHNGIGASGDQCMSLLWIQIRGVTLYSRTLCLPLSPSSELMWLGLSDLGSPIVMDTDDVIKVYNKKSSLWRVACDMNGQSKGKADHYFIIGISEKQSVARCVLCKGSHYPPTTPRPVITEVSLAPPLCEFKSEKTEKELMLWKLGSDPLEENEAVLSLIALACRSNLEYRAVELCEQIASEKVIELAIKYARRINRVALSNKLESIADTKEEEKEKETESNDNNEEKIKSDDEEPDNDVEDLPFSLNIQKKPDVEIKPLSMTEALSMKRNNPFLKSGNSPTTKGLAGLDITPEKPQKVITPIPPKTKTKVAKDTPKKETFVSWYAKNKKNLQEEFPELSPADLTKTALARYKEKDGISQSKDTPESESKKRKLSPENEQNNQAKRASSKILSSFAFEK
- the L(3)02640 gene encoding porphobilinogen deaminase-like protein l(3)02640 isoform X1; the protein is MTSSDTRDVIRVGSRKSELALIQTRYVIQCLKEVHPTKDFEIVTMCTKGDKILDKSLPKIGEKSLFTEELELALGNGRVDFVVHSLKDLPTSLPEGMALGAILKREDPRDAVVMSKKYKGKTLATLPEGSVIGTSSLRRSAQLARNMPHLKVENIRGNLNTRLKKLDDPDGPFAAIILAAAGLKRMNWEERISQLLEPEEALYAVGQGALGVECRESDWKILSLLQPLYDVDTTLRCVSERSFLKTLGGGCSAPVAVSTKLKNKNLSITGAVWSLDGQKLVTDTFSSKLYIPDDDGEPPKKCPYREPQLYCSVAPGKVSDLSLLGAEELGKDLANSLIKQNALDIMTEARNEILHSI
- the Tom20 gene encoding translocase of outer membrane 20, whose translation is MTMISKAAVGIAVGIAGIFVGYCFYFDQKRRSDPDFKKKLRERRKAKRAAQKSNSQIPDLKTREGVQRFFLQEVQLGEAMLTSGDIEAGIEHIANAVAVCGEATHLLQILQQTLPPQVFHLLLQRLPTVGQKLVVQTGMAEEDVE
- the L(3)02640 gene encoding porphobilinogen deaminase-like protein l(3)02640 isoform X2, which translates into the protein MCTKGDKILDKSLPKIGEKSLFTEELELALGNGRVDFVVHSLKDLPTSLPEGMALGAILKREDPRDAVVMSKKYKGKTLATLPEGSVIGTSSLRRSAQLARNMPHLKVENIRGNLNTRLKKLDDPDGPFAAIILAAAGLKRMNWEERISQLLEPEEALYAVGQGALGVECRESDWKILSLLQPLYDVDTTLRCVSERSFLKTLGGGCSAPVAVSTKLKNKNLSITGAVWSLDGQKLVTDTFSSKLYIPDDDGEPPKKCPYREPQLYCSVAPGKVSDLSLLGAEELGKDLANSLIKQNALDIMTEARNEILHSI
- the LOC143181277 gene encoding organic cation transporter protein-like — its product is MLEKAMKEHASLDVVQNAMGIMGPWHIVIAVALSLVKFPVAWHQLSIIFLAPPTNFSCAAPISTTNESTIMKCYIDVGNGTMEKCASFKYDKRIFKESIITQWDLVCDREQLANFVQTCTMFGVLIGNLVFSIMADRIGRKKPLMIAIGLQALTGFMSAFVPWYELFLIFKFITAVATGGTMLVSFVLLMEIVGVEWRSVMSVLFHVPFLLGHLMNPLISYLTRTWDGFQMAVSIPSIFLLSYYWIIPESPRWLLAVGKLSNAERILIKAAGRNKIPIENVKTAIDTYESNARSLHKEAKEKYNITHLFRTPNLRLKTICICINWFVCGSCFFGLAQYMGYLDGNIFVNVAVSAAVELPGTIIVLFLISRVSRLKILIGGNVLSGLSLLSLVVITNSTLTILLATLGLAGMALSFPTVYLYSSEAFPTVVRNLGVGLGSICARTGSMIAPYIATMGKIEPWLPPVIFGVGPLIGALLCLLLPETMNCKLPETIEDGEEFGKK